The Paludibacter jiangxiensis DNA segment ATAAACTGTTTCTTTGTTTGGCATTGGCAAGAACAAGAATTCGATTTGTTGAGAGTCGCAATATTTCTTGTAAGAAACCAACGCTTTGGTTACAGATTTCAGCCGTGCATCAGCTTTTGCCACCGACTTTTTCCCCTGCAAAAACAACATGTGATGATCTACCGGTGAGACCAGTCCTCTCCCCTGCTGCTTATTAATACGAGCCTGTGCCCAACGGATATTATAAAAACGAGTCAGCCGATCGTAAAAAGCATCAAAACCAGTCAATCCATATAATTTTCGCTTCACATTATACGAAGCGGTATTGAGATCAAAAGGCCGACTCATCTCTCCGGTTACTGGCTTCGGCACATTACGTTCCACCATCGAAAAGATAAGTAATTTTGGTTTATGCATGATACCGTTTTGAATCAGATAAATCATATCGTCAAGCGTGGAAGGTGCCATACTATATATCCGTAATTTTCCTCCGGTCAGGTTCATTAAGCGTGCTGTCAAGGTCTCATCCTGACTCAAGCCGGTACCTGCCACAAATGAATCGCCAATAATCAGCACATCCGGGTTTGCTATAAAATGATCATTTCGGAACCCCCACTCGTCTGTTTTCCACACTACTTTTTTATTCACAGCTTCTCCCGTATGGTGTCCCAAATCTCCCTGTTCGGTCATATCGAGCGTTGTATTCGGATAAAACGGTCCCACGCGTGGAATCTGGCTCGAATAGAGCAAGCTCTCCCAAAGTCGGTAAGTAAAGAAATTTGGAGGCAAAACAAAGGCCTCTGTGATCCAGAAAAGCAGTATAGGAGAAGTAAACAGTAGAAACTTCTTCAGGAAACGTTTCATTTGCGGCTGCATCATATACTCTTAAAATTGAAAATAAATAAAATGTTGGCCGCTACCTCTGAATAATATAATCACGATAAAGATGGCATAATAAAGACTCCAGCGCCATGCCTTATGCCAATCGCCGGCAACGCCACCCAAAGCGTACGGATACTCTCTTCCTCGCCATTCGACGGCAAAAAAGAAAAGCACAAAAACAATTGTCAACCAGGGCCATACCTGAGGTAAAGAAAATAACGATTTACTGAAAATTCCACTCAAATAAGAAAATGCATGACCCATATCCTCGGCACGAAAGAATATCCAGGCAAAAACCGCCAGTGCGAAAGTTAAAAGCATTTCTCCGGCTTCACGCAATGATGGCAATATTTTCCCTTTTGCCACAACATCAATATGGTTACGATTCATTTTGAACACTACCAAAGGCATCATAAATAATGCATTCAGTGCGCCCCAGACGATAAACGTCCAGTTGGCTCCATGCCAAAATCCGCTCACTACAAAAATGATGAAGGTATTTCGGATTTTCGCCCACATTCCACCCCTGCTGCCTCCCAACGGAATATAGAGATAATCGCGAAACCACGAGGAAAGGGATATATGCCAGCGACGCCAGAATTCGGCAATGTCGCGCGAAAAATAGGGATAGGCAAAATTTCGAAGCAGTTCAAAACCAAGCAAACGGGCTGTTCCCAACGCGATATCGGTATATCCCGAAAAATCGCCGTAAATCTGTATCGCAAAAAAGACGGCACCTACTACCAATGTACTTCCCGAGTACGCTTCGGAATGGGTGAAAATCTGATTGGCATATTGCGCACAATTATCGGCAATCACCATTTTCTTGAACAGTCCCCAAAGAATTTGTTTCAACCCATCCACTGCCCGATCGTAATTGAATTCGCGTGGTCGCGACACCTGAGGCAAAAGGTGGGTAGCCCGCTCAATTGGTCCTGCAATTAATAATGGAAAGAACGAAACAAAAAGCGAATAGTCAACAAAGTTACGGGTAGGCTTTATCTTGTCGTTGTAAATATCAAAAATATAGGACAGTCCGTGAAACGTGTAAAACGATATCCCGACAGGAAGAATAATATTGAGAGAAGAGATTTCAGTAGCAAAACCTGCCGTTTTCAATAAATCCGACAGTGATTCGGCAAAAAAATTATAGTATTTAAAAAAGCCGAGCAATCCCAGATTAATCGCGACACCCGACCACAACCAAATTTTCCGTCCTTTCCTTGGTTCTGTTTTATGAATCTGCAAGCCGGTAATGTAACAAAGAAAGGTAGATAGCGCCAACAGAGAAAGAAATCTGATATCCCAACAACTATAAAAATAGTAGCTGGCTATCATCAGAAGCCAGTTTTGTCCTTTCAGTGATTTTCGGGCAGGAAACCAGTAAAGCAAAAATACAATGCAAAAAAAGAACGCGAAGTCTATCGAGTTAAATAGCATATCAAACTATAAAAAAAGCACTGATAATAACAGAAAAAGCATCACCCACAGCGAGCGATGCTTTTATATTGAAAAGTATAATATTAGTCTAAAACGGTAACCCAGCCATGAGTATCAGGCTCATCACCATACTGAATGGCTCGCAAATGTTCATACAATTTCCTTGAAATCGGTCCCGGAGTACCATCTTTAGAGATGACATACGATTTATTTTGATCTACATCATCGATACGGGAAATAGGGCTGATAACAGCAGCTGTACCACATTGACCGGCTTCTTCAAAAGTTCCCAGTTCTTCTTCCGGGATTTGACGACGTTCAACTGTCATACCCATGTCTTTTGCCAGTTGCATCAGACTTTTATTGGTAATAGACGGAAGTATAGATGTCGATTCCGGAGTAACGTATGTATTTTGCTTGATTCCGAAGAAATTGGCAGGGCCGCATTCATCAACATATTTCTTTTCTTTTGCGTCAAGATAAAGAACAGACGAATAACCCATTGAGTGAGCTTTTTCACCAGCGACAAGACTGGCTGCGTAATTACCACCAACCTTAAACGTACCGGTTCCAAGTGGAGCTGCACGGTCAAATTGACGAAGAATAACTACCGGAGTTGTTTGGAAACCACCTTTAAAATATGGTCCAACGGGAGTTACAAATATCATGAACAAATATTCATTGGAAGGCTTCACACCAACCTGAGCGCTCGTACCAATCAATAAAGGACGAATATAAAGAGACGCTCCGCTTTCATAAGGAGGTACAAAACGCTCATTCAATTTTACCACTCGTTTCACTGCCTCTTCGAATTTCTCAATTGGCAACTTCGCCATCATGATACCATCTGATGTAGCTTGCAGACGTTTCGCGTTTTCCTCAATACGGAAAATACGAATTTTACCATCTTTACCGCGAAATGCTTTCAAACCCTCAAAGGCCTCTTGTCCGTAGTGCAGACAAGTTGCTGCCATGTGCAACGTAATAGTAGAGTCGGTTGTTTCTTCAATTTCTCCCCATTGGCCATCTTTGTAAGTACAACGAACATTATAATCCGTTGGCATATAACCAAATGAAAGTTCCGACCAGTTAATTGAATCCATAATTATATTTGTACTGAAAATTTTTTCACAAAGGTATCATTTATTTAGTGTAGAACAATGAAAATCTGAATTAATTGACAAAAAAAGAGCTCTCAAACAGAACAATGCAATTTTTATCTTTCAACTGAAAATAATCCCAGGTTCCTTGTGATGCATCCGATGAAAAAAATTACTTTTGCATACAAAACAGGACAATCTGTTTCAAAACGCACTAATTTTATTCTCAACTCTTTAACTGAGACGAAGCATTATTGTTTTTCACAAAAGAGGCAACAAAACGGCTTCCATAACCCTCTTTCAAAATATTGAACTATGCGCCAATACTCAATCATCGGTTTGGTTCTTTTCTTTTTTTCTCTTTCTGTTAATGCACAAACCATAGCTGAAGGCCAAAGCCTGCTCAATAGCCAGAGATATTCCGAAGCCTCACGGGTTTTCGGAAATATTCTCAAAAAACGCCCCAATGATGGTGCGGCAAACTATGGATATGGCCAGTGTCAAAACAAACTGGGAAATAAAGAGGAGGCTATCACATCCTTACAAATCGCTGTTAATAAAAAAATAACAGCTGCCTATCCTTTGTTGTGCGAATTGTGTTTTGAACAATATCATTTTGAAGAAGCAGTTTCTAATATTGAAGCATACCTTGCTTTACCCAAAACGACACAGGCAGAAGCTGCAAAGCTTAACAAACTACTTGAAAAAGCCAAAATCGGAGCGCAGTTATTACAACACGTAGAATCCATTACTATTGTCGACAGCATGCAGGTTGCCAAAAATGAATTCTACAAATACTACTCAATGGGAAAAGATCTTGGCACTATAATACCTTCAAAGCAAATTCGCAAAACTGCTCCCGATGGCGCCCTGGCTTATAAATCACAACGCGGCGATCGAGTTGTTTTTGCAGACAGCTTGAAGCACAAGCTCGGTCTATACGGCACTTTTCAAATGATTGACTCCTGGAGCGAGCCAATACCTCTGAGCGACCAGGTAAACGGAACTGGCAGTGTTATTAATTATCCGTTTGTTTCATCCGACGGAGTTACGCTCTATTTTGCAGCGCAAGGCGCTAATTCGCTGGGAGGATACGATCTGTTCATCACCCGCTTCAACTCAAAAGACAACAATTATTACGCTCCACAAAACTTAGGATTTCCATTCAATTCTACTGCAAATGACTATTTGATGGTTGTTGATGAGATTAATAATCTTGGCTGGTTTGCCACGGACCGTTCGCAACCGGAAGGGAAAGTAATGATTTACAAGTATCTAACCAATCCGGAGAAAAAGCTGATACAGAGTTCCGACACTAATTACCTGCGACTTGCAGCTCAATTGAAAAGTTACAAAAAAGGCAAAGCAACTAAAACGAACACCCGCACTACAATAGAACAGGATGCTCCTGCTACCGTCAAGCCCTCTATGGGATTCAGGGTCAATGACACTATTAGCTACACATCAATCGACCAGTTTAAAAGTGCTAAAGCCCGTGAAATATATTTACAGGCAGATTCGCTGGAAAAAGCACAAACGAGACTGCAAGGTGAGTTGAACCAACAGCGTTCGGCCTATGGCGCCACCGAATCAGCTGAAGAAAGAAGTAAAATTCAGCCTGAAATATTACGCCTTGAAAGAGAAGTAAACGGACTGATAAACAAACCTCAAAACCTTTACTTACAAGCCCGGCAAACAGAGCTTGAAGCACTTAGCGAAAAACGATAACTCCAGAAATGGAATTTACCAATAA contains these protein-coding regions:
- a CDS encoding alginate O-acetyltransferase AlgX-related protein — its product is MMQPQMKRFLKKFLLFTSPILLFWITEAFVLPPNFFTYRLWESLLYSSQIPRVGPFYPNTTLDMTEQGDLGHHTGEAVNKKVVWKTDEWGFRNDHFIANPDVLIIGDSFVAGTGLSQDETLTARLMNLTGGKLRIYSMAPSTLDDMIYLIQNGIMHKPKLLIFSMVERNVPKPVTGEMSRPFDLNTASYNVKRKLYGLTGFDAFYDRLTRFYNIRWAQARINKQQGRGLVSPVDHHMLFLQGKKSVAKADARLKSVTKALVSYKKYCDSQQIEFLFLPMPNKETVYYDLVPFPTQPDFLFRLDSLLKNEGITTLNVLPLYNYERSKGSLLYHSDDSHWNGYAAQLVASEVKKYLNTKKL
- a CDS encoding tetratricopeptide repeat protein, giving the protein MRQYSIIGLVLFFFSLSVNAQTIAEGQSLLNSQRYSEASRVFGNILKKRPNDGAANYGYGQCQNKLGNKEEAITSLQIAVNKKITAAYPLLCELCFEQYHFEEAVSNIEAYLALPKTTQAEAAKLNKLLEKAKIGAQLLQHVESITIVDSMQVAKNEFYKYYSMGKDLGTIIPSKQIRKTAPDGALAYKSQRGDRVVFADSLKHKLGLYGTFQMIDSWSEPIPLSDQVNGTGSVINYPFVSSDGVTLYFAAQGANSLGGYDLFITRFNSKDNNYYAPQNLGFPFNSTANDYLMVVDEINNLGWFATDRSQPEGKVMIYKYLTNPEKKLIQSSDTNYLRLAAQLKSYKKGKATKTNTRTTIEQDAPATVKPSMGFRVNDTISYTSIDQFKSAKAREIYLQADSLEKAQTRLQGELNQQRSAYGATESAEERSKIQPEILRLEREVNGLINKPQNLYLQARQTELEALSEKR
- a CDS encoding branched-chain amino acid aminotransferase, giving the protein MDSINWSELSFGYMPTDYNVRCTYKDGQWGEIEETTDSTITLHMAATCLHYGQEAFEGLKAFRGKDGKIRIFRIEENAKRLQATSDGIMMAKLPIEKFEEAVKRVVKLNERFVPPYESGASLYIRPLLIGTSAQVGVKPSNEYLFMIFVTPVGPYFKGGFQTTPVVILRQFDRAAPLGTGTFKVGGNYAASLVAGEKAHSMGYSSVLYLDAKEKKYVDECGPANFFGIKQNTYVTPESTSILPSITNKSLMQLAKDMGMTVERRQIPEEELGTFEEAGQCGTAAVISPISRIDDVDQNKSYVISKDGTPGPISRKLYEHLRAIQYGDEPDTHGWVTVLD
- a CDS encoding MBOAT family O-acyltransferase; this translates as MLFNSIDFAFFFCIVFLLYWFPARKSLKGQNWLLMIASYYFYSCWDIRFLSLLALSTFLCYITGLQIHKTEPRKGRKIWLWSGVAINLGLLGFFKYYNFFAESLSDLLKTAGFATEISSLNIILPVGISFYTFHGLSYIFDIYNDKIKPTRNFVDYSLFVSFFPLLIAGPIERATHLLPQVSRPREFNYDRAVDGLKQILWGLFKKMVIADNCAQYANQIFTHSEAYSGSTLVVGAVFFAIQIYGDFSGYTDIALGTARLLGFELLRNFAYPYFSRDIAEFWRRWHISLSSWFRDYLYIPLGGSRGGMWAKIRNTFIIFVVSGFWHGANWTFIVWGALNALFMMPLVVFKMNRNHIDVVAKGKILPSLREAGEMLLTFALAVFAWIFFRAEDMGHAFSYLSGIFSKSLFSLPQVWPWLTIVFVLFFFAVEWRGREYPYALGGVAGDWHKAWRWSLYYAIFIVIILFRGSGQHFIYFQF